A section of the Paracoccaceae bacterium genome encodes:
- a CDS encoding IS3 family transposase, translated as MGQADPQRKPELLKAQGLTTGELRQAVIHTRQKLATSERRTCRVVGMARSSLQYRPAPKDDDALRLALIRLAKQYGRYGYRKVSELLRIEGWRVNHKKVERLWQEEGLQLPQRHRKRRRLYHKDSSIIRLRPTHPNHIWSIDFVHDKLSNGRSYKMLTVLDEYTRQALAVEVRSRMGAEDVLEALYPLLLCHGTPEYIRSDNGPEFVAKAMQEWLVRVGVRPIRIYPGSPWENGYNERFNGTLRHEILNAEWFTTTKQAQIVINHWLKQYNHTRPHQALNMRPPMPETLIRNGPELGG; from the coding sequence TGATCCTCAAAGAAAGCCTGAACTACTTAAAGCCCAGGGCCTGACGACTGGGGAGCTCCGTCAGGCCGTTATTCATACGCGCCAAAAGCTCGCGACCTCGGAGCGGAGGACCTGCCGGGTCGTCGGTATGGCGCGAAGCTCTCTGCAATATCGACCCGCGCCAAAAGACGATGATGCTCTACGGCTCGCTTTGATCCGCCTGGCCAAGCAATATGGGCGCTACGGCTATCGTAAAGTTTCGGAACTCCTGCGCATCGAGGGCTGGCGGGTCAATCATAAGAAGGTTGAGCGTCTCTGGCAGGAAGAAGGACTGCAACTCCCGCAGCGGCACAGGAAGCGCAGACGGCTTTATCACAAGGACAGCTCGATCATTCGCCTCAGGCCGACGCATCCGAACCACATCTGGAGCATCGACTTCGTTCACGACAAGCTCAGCAATGGCCGGAGCTACAAGATGCTGACCGTTCTGGATGAGTACACCCGGCAGGCCCTGGCCGTGGAAGTTCGCAGCAGGATGGGCGCCGAAGATGTTCTGGAGGCGCTATATCCGCTGCTCCTCTGCCATGGCACGCCGGAGTATATCCGCTCCGACAACGGCCCAGAGTTCGTAGCCAAGGCGATGCAGGAGTGGTTGGTTCGCGTTGGTGTTCGACCAATTAGAATCTATCCGGGGTCCCCTTGGGAAAACGGATACAACGAGAGGTTCAACGGCACTCTCCGGCACGAGATCCTCAACGCTGAATGGTTCACAACAACGAAACAGGCACAGATCGTCATCAATCATTGGCTTAAGCAGTACAACCACACACGTCCGCACCAGGCTCTGAACATGCGACCACCAATGCCAGAAACTCTAATCAGAAATGGCCCAGAACTTGGGGGCTAG